In a genomic window of Xenopus laevis strain J_2021 chromosome 5S, Xenopus_laevis_v10.1, whole genome shotgun sequence:
- the ect2.S gene encoding epithelial cell transforming 2 S homeolog isoform X3, whose translation MMGDNSMLAQTAGKSLLADSSVFDSKITETSKDNLFAGSADLDEEMPQIETRVVLVEDAGRNEELIKALEEIKVPCIKTDSVEEFVEADTPEFESVFVISDFQKPAYRFLYKADCRVLGPPIILYCAQKGEPLPFTSRPLYCANMLNLVLCFTGFRKKEELVKLVNLVHHMGGTIRKDFSSKVTHLIANSTHGDKFRVAVSLGTPIMRADWIIQAWEKRNELDFSATNEEFKNQFKVSPFQDCILSFLGFSDEDRVGMEEMTEMQGGTFLPVGDEKCTHLVVEENSVKELPFEPPKKLYVVKQEWFWGSIQMDARAGETMYLFEKNDSPALKKSVSLLSLNTPSSNRKKRRLKDTLAQLTRETDLTPFPPRKRPSAEHSLSIGSLLDISNTPESGKSFSDTPKIIKPSKVSAPVPQQSARWQVAMELYQTESNYVDILTTIVQLFQLPLEKEGQLGGPILAQEEIKTIFGSIPDILDVHTNIKGHLEKLMIDWADSKSVGEIILTYSKDLVKIYPPFVNFFEMSKETIIKCEKQKPRFHAFLKINQSKPECGRQTLVELLIRPVQRLPSVALLLNDLKKHTADDNPDKLMLEKAIDSLKEVMTHINEDKRKTEGQKQIFDVVYEVDGCPANLLSSHRMLVQRVETVALGEDLCDRGEQVTLFLFNDCLEIARKRHKVIGAFKSPHGQTRPPACLKHIYLMPLSQIKKVLDVKETEECHNAFALVVRPPTEQTNQLFSFQLTTEELPKVDWLRMLCRHVANTICKADAENLIYSTDPDSLEVSTKDVDSTLSRASRAIKKTSKKVTRAFSFTKTPKRAIQRALMVQNADGRSPGTSSEGFASCRMPSTTSLAAVPSPSLVNLSSLFERKYHTFSRSTTHLI comes from the exons ATGATGGGTGACAACAGCATGCTGGCACAGACTGCAGGAAAGAGTCTCCTAGCTGACTCCTCCGTGTTTGACTCTAAAATTACAGAGACCTCCAAAGATAACCTGTTTGCTGGCTCTGCAGATCTTGATG AAGAAATGCCACAGATTGAAACTAGAGTGGTTTTAGTTGAAGACGCTGGAAGAAATGAAGAGTTGATAAAGGCCCTTGag GAAATCAAGGTACCCTGCATCAAAACAGATTCCGTTGAAGAATTTGTAGAAGCTGACACCCCAGAGTTCGAGTCAGTGTTTGTCATATCAGACTTTCAGAAACCTGCGTATCGATTCCTTTACAAAGCTGACTGCAGAGTGCTTGGCCCCCCTATCATATTATATTGTGCGCAGAAAGGAGAG CCTTTGCCTTTTACATCCCGACCCCTCTACTGTGCAAATATGCTAAATCTAGTATTGTGCTTCACTGGttttagaaagaaagaagaatTG gtAAAACTAGTAAACTTGGTTCACCACATGGGAGGTACGATAAGGAAAGACTTCAGCTCAAAGGTTACCCATCTTATAGCCAATTCAACTCATGGAGATAAATTTAGG GTTGCAGTTAGTCTTGGAACTCCTATAATGAGGGCTGACTGGATTATCCAAGCTTGGGAGAAAAGGAATGAACT TGATTTCAGTGCAACAAATGAAGAGTTCAAAAATCAGTTTAAGGTTTCTCCATTCCAAGACTGCATATTAAGTTTTCTGGGGTTTTCCGATGAAGACCGAGTCGGCATGGAAGAAATGACTGAAATGCAAG GGGGGACATTTTTGCCTGTTGGAGATGAAAAATGCACTCATCTTGTGGTTGAGGAAAATTCTGTAAAAGAGTTGCCATTTGAACCTCCTAAGAAGCTGTATGTGGTGAAGCAAGAG TGGTTTTGGGGAAGTATCCAAATGGATGCCAGAGCAGGAGAAACGATGTATCTGTTTGAAAag AATGATAGTCCAGCTCTCAAAAAATCTGTCTCTCTGCTCTCCTTGAACACACCAAGCAGCAATCGTAAGAAACGTCGCTTAAAAGATACTCTTGCTCAGTTAACCAGGGAGACGGACCTCACTCCTTTTCCTCCTCGAAAACGTCCATCAGCCGAACATTCCCTTTCTATTGGATCTCTGCTAGATATTTCAAACACACCCGAGTCAGGGAAATCTTTTTCAG ATACACCGAAAATTATAAAGCCTTCAAAAGTATCCGCTCCTGTACCCCAGCAATCTGCAAGGTGGCAAGTTGCTATGGAACTGTATCAGACTGAGAGTAATTATGTTGATATTTTAACTACAATTGTACAG CTTTTTCAACTTCCATTGGAGAAAGAGGGGCAGCTAGGAGGCCCAATTCTTGCTCAAGAAGAAATCAAAACGATTTTTGGCAGTATCCCAGATATTCTTGATGTTCACACTAACATAAAG GGTCACCTGGAAAAACTTATGATTGACTGGGCTGACAGCAAAAGTGTTGGGGAAATTATCCTCACCTAT TCTAAAGATCTAGTGAAAATCTATCCACCTTTCGTCAACTTCTTTGAAATGAGCAAGGAAACTATTATAAAGTGTGAAAAACAGAAGCCTAGATTCCACGCTTTTCTAAAG ATCAACCAATCGAAGCCTGAATGTGGACGACAAACTTTAGTTGAGTTGCTCATTAGACCCGTTCAACGGTTACCAAGCGTTGCTCTTCTTCTGAATG ATCTTAAAAAGCACACGGCTGATGATAATCCAGACAAATTGATGTTGGAGAAAGCAATTGATTCATTAAAAGAAGTCATGAC GCACATTAATGAAGATAAAAGGAAGACTGAAGGGCAGAAGCAGATTTTCGATGTTGTCTATGAAGTTGATGGATGTCCT GCAAATCTATTATCTTCCCACAGAATGTTAGTGCAGCGTGTGGAAACAGTTGCACTTGGTGAAGATCTTTGTGATCGAGGAGAGCAAGTTACACTTTTCCTGTTTAATGACTGCCTTGAG ATTGCAAGGAAGCGGCATAAGGTTATAGGTGCATTCAAGAGCCCTCATGGGCAAACCAGACCTCCTGCATGCTTGAAACACATATACTTAATGCCTCTTTCACAGATTAAAAAAGTTCTTGACGTCAAAGAAACTGAAG AGTGCCATAATGCATTTGCATTGGTAGTGCGACCTCCAACAGAACAGACAAACCAGTTATTTAGTTTCCAGCTGACAACAGAGGAGCTTCCTAAAGTGGATTGGCTGAGGATGCTGTGCCGGCATGTAGCCAACACCATTTGTAAAGCAGATGCT GAAAATCTGATTTATTCTACTGATCCCGATTCACTGGAAGTGAGCACAAAGGATGTGGACAGTACATTGAGTAGAGCATCAAGGGCCATAAAGAAAACTTCTAAGAAA GTTACAAGAGCCTTTTCGTTCACCAAAACTCCCAAGAGAGCTATTCAGAGGGCTCTCATGGTACAAAATGCCGATGGCCGAAGCCCTGGCACAAGCAGTGAAGGTTTTGCAAGCTGCCGTATGCCAAGCACCACATCTCTTGCA